One region of Trinickia violacea genomic DNA includes:
- a CDS encoding carbohydrate ABC transporter permease, whose translation MRHLHLPLTHAPAQTEHEREARRASSTRWLVAPSVSVLLLWMAIPLAMTIWYSFSRYNLLNPDMKGFAALDNYRFLVTDPSFVPSIVHTIELIGSVLIITVVGGVLMSVLFDRKFYGQGVARLLAIAPFFVMPTVSALIWKNMILHPVYGLVADAMRAVGLQPIDWFATYPLTAIVVIVAWQWLPFAFLILFTAIQSLDQEQKEAAKIDGAGPFSMFFFITLPHLKRAIAVVVMMETIFLLSIFAEIYTTTAGGPGNATTNLSYLIYAVGLQQFDVGIASAGGILAVVLANIVSFFLVRMLAKNLKGEYEK comes from the coding sequence ATGCGTCATCTTCATCTCCCTCTCACTCACGCCCCCGCGCAGACCGAGCACGAACGCGAAGCGCGGCGCGCCTCGTCGACGCGCTGGCTGGTTGCGCCGTCCGTATCGGTGCTGCTGCTATGGATGGCGATCCCGCTTGCGATGACGATCTGGTATTCGTTCTCGCGCTACAACCTGCTGAACCCGGACATGAAGGGCTTCGCGGCCCTCGACAACTACCGGTTCCTCGTCACCGATCCGTCGTTCGTGCCGTCGATCGTGCATACGATCGAATTGATCGGCTCGGTGCTGATCATCACGGTGGTGGGCGGCGTGCTGATGTCGGTGCTGTTCGACCGCAAGTTCTATGGGCAGGGGGTCGCGCGCCTGCTGGCGATCGCGCCGTTCTTCGTGATGCCGACCGTGAGCGCGCTGATCTGGAAGAACATGATCCTGCACCCGGTGTACGGTCTCGTCGCCGATGCGATGCGTGCGGTCGGCTTGCAGCCGATCGATTGGTTCGCTACGTATCCGCTCACCGCGATCGTCGTCATCGTCGCGTGGCAGTGGCTGCCGTTCGCGTTCCTGATTCTGTTCACGGCGATCCAGTCGCTCGACCAGGAGCAGAAGGAGGCCGCGAAGATCGACGGCGCCGGCCCGTTCTCGATGTTCTTCTTCATCACGCTGCCGCATCTGAAACGCGCGATCGCCGTGGTCGTGATGATGGAGACGATTTTCCTGCTGTCGATCTTCGCTGAAATCTATACGACGACGGCTGGTGGCCCCGGCAACGCGACGACCAACCTGTCGTACCTGATCTACGCGGTCGGCCTGCAGCAATTCGATGTGGGTATCGCTTCGGCGGGCGGCATTCTCGCCGTGGTGCTCGCGAACATCGTGTCGTTCTTCCTGGTCCGCATGCTGGCGAAGAACCTGAAAGGGGAGTACGAGAAATGA
- a CDS encoding carbohydrate ABC transporter permease produces the protein MSSPTLQTPVQYRAPSPVISAIKRIVPGVVAWLIAAALFFPIFWMTITAFKTEQQAYSSSLFFTPTLESFREVFARSNYFGFAWNSVLISVGVTVICLLFAVPCAYAMAFFPNNRTQKVLLWMLSTKMMPSVGVLVPIYVMWKNAGLLDTVSGLVIVYSLMNLPIAVWMAFTYFNEIPKDILEAGRIDGATTLQEIVHLLMPMAVPGLASTALLLVILSWNEAFWSINLSSSNAAPLTVFIASYSSPEGLFWAKLSAASLLAVAPILIVGWLSQKQLVRGLTFGAVK, from the coding sequence ATGAGCAGCCCGACCTTGCAAACCCCCGTGCAGTATCGCGCGCCGTCGCCGGTCATCAGCGCGATCAAGCGGATCGTTCCAGGCGTAGTGGCCTGGCTGATTGCCGCGGCGCTCTTCTTCCCGATCTTCTGGATGACGATCACGGCGTTCAAGACCGAACAGCAGGCGTACTCGTCGTCGCTGTTTTTCACGCCGACGCTCGAGAGCTTCCGCGAGGTGTTCGCGCGCAGCAACTACTTCGGGTTCGCGTGGAACTCGGTGCTGATCTCGGTGGGCGTCACGGTGATCTGCCTGCTGTTCGCGGTGCCGTGCGCGTATGCGATGGCGTTCTTCCCGAACAATCGCACGCAGAAAGTGCTGCTGTGGATGCTGTCGACGAAGATGATGCCGTCGGTCGGCGTGCTCGTGCCGATCTATGTGATGTGGAAGAACGCGGGCTTGCTCGACACGGTGTCGGGGCTCGTCATCGTCTATTCGCTGATGAATCTGCCGATCGCGGTGTGGATGGCGTTCACCTACTTCAACGAGATTCCGAAGGACATCCTCGAAGCCGGACGCATCGACGGCGCAACGACGCTGCAGGAGATCGTCCATCTGCTGATGCCGATGGCGGTGCCCGGGCTCGCATCGACGGCGCTTTTGCTCGTGATCCTGTCGTGGAACGAAGCGTTCTGGAGCATCAACCTGTCGAGCTCCAATGCAGCGCCGCTGACCGTGTTCATCGCGTCGTATTCGAGCCCTGAAGGCTTGTTCTGGGCGAAGCTGTCGGCGGCGTCGCTGCTGGCGGTCGCGCCGATTCTGATCGTCGGCTGGCTGTCGCAGAAGCAGCTCGTGCGCGGCCTCACGTTCGGGGCGGTCAAATGA